Proteins co-encoded in one Christiangramia fulva genomic window:
- the dapF gene encoding diaminopimelate epimerase, translating into MKLTFFKYQGTGNDFVMIDNRDHKISKNNTKLIRHLCDRRFGIGGDGLICLENAEEKEFDFKMIYFNADGNESSMCGNGGRCLVAFAKFLGIIENSAKFIAVDGPHEAFIKNGIISLKMQNIDAVSKIEDALYLNTGSPHHVIFREGIATMDVKKEGADIRYSDHYKTEGTNVNFVEPVTENEFSVRTYERGVEDETLSCGTGVTAVAIAAFHAGKTSSNSVDLLVQGGKLNVKFEEKNGKYSEVWLSGPAEFVFKGEIVC; encoded by the coding sequence ATGAAACTGACTTTTTTTAAATATCAGGGCACGGGCAACGATTTTGTGATGATCGATAACCGCGACCATAAGATATCCAAAAACAATACCAAACTAATTAGACACCTTTGTGATCGAAGATTTGGCATAGGCGGTGACGGACTTATCTGTCTTGAAAACGCCGAAGAAAAAGAGTTCGATTTTAAAATGATCTATTTCAATGCTGATGGGAATGAGAGCAGCATGTGTGGGAATGGTGGACGCTGCCTGGTGGCCTTTGCAAAATTCCTTGGAATTATTGAGAATTCTGCCAAATTTATCGCTGTTGATGGCCCTCATGAAGCCTTTATTAAAAACGGAATTATTAGTCTAAAAATGCAAAATATCGATGCTGTTTCCAAAATTGAAGATGCTTTGTACCTCAATACGGGCTCGCCACATCATGTTATTTTTCGCGAGGGAATCGCCACCATGGATGTAAAAAAAGAAGGAGCCGATATTCGCTATTCCGATCATTATAAAACGGAAGGTACCAACGTGAATTTTGTAGAGCCGGTAACTGAAAATGAATTTTCTGTGCGCACCTATGAACGTGGAGTGGAAGATGAAACCCTCTCTTGCGGAACCGGCGTTACTGCCGTAGCAATAGCCGCTTTTCATGCAGGTAAAACTTCTTCAAACAGCGTTGATCTCCTGGTGCAGGGAGGGAAATTGAATGTAAAATTTGAAGAAAAGAATGGTAAATATTCAGAGGTCTGGCTTTCTGGTCCGGCCGAATTCGTGTTTAAAGGTGAAATTGTATGTTAA
- a CDS encoding S1C family serine protease produces MKKIASLLLVSILGGALTLSSYKLFFDEDAGNFLPQDAQTSKSFIPVANNSNTVYGTNVDFTEAAEKTVHAVVHVKNVAVFKSPRNIWEYYQYGNNGGRALQGAGSGVIITPDGYIVTNNHVIEGASELEVTLNNNKTYKAEVIGSDPITDIALIKIDADNLDYIPFGNSDNVKLGEWVLAVGNPFNLKSTVTAGIISAKARDLNARDNSPQSFIQTDAAVNPGNSGGALVNINGELIGINTAITSPNGSYIGYSFAVPSNNARKVVEDIMEYGDVQQGILGIRGGSINPEAVQQYDLPTSQGVYVAGIAPGSGAEKAGIKENDVIEKIDNIEIHKFSDLTGYINSKRPGDVVAVKVNRGGKEKEFNVTLTKINTFSIPSIGLEVANASEKELKKLGADYGVKINKTLSQNLPASELIGTIITEINNQRVNNVRQVEEVLTERNPSDPIVITYIDLNGEKQRMIWR; encoded by the coding sequence ATGAAAAAAATAGCAAGTCTATTATTGGTTTCTATCCTGGGTGGAGCTCTCACGCTTAGCAGCTATAAGCTGTTTTTTGATGAGGACGCTGGCAATTTCCTGCCTCAGGATGCACAAACATCAAAATCTTTTATTCCGGTAGCTAACAATTCGAATACCGTTTATGGTACGAATGTCGATTTTACCGAAGCTGCCGAAAAAACCGTTCATGCCGTGGTTCACGTGAAGAACGTGGCCGTATTTAAAAGTCCGCGTAATATCTGGGAATATTACCAGTATGGCAATAATGGCGGCCGGGCCTTACAGGGGGCCGGATCTGGTGTGATTATTACTCCAGACGGCTATATCGTGACCAATAATCACGTTATTGAAGGTGCCAGTGAGCTGGAAGTAACCCTCAACAATAATAAAACCTATAAAGCTGAAGTCATTGGAAGCGACCCGATTACCGATATCGCTCTTATAAAAATCGATGCCGATAACCTTGATTATATACCTTTCGGAAATTCAGATAACGTAAAACTTGGTGAATGGGTTCTTGCCGTGGGGAATCCTTTTAACCTGAAATCTACCGTTACAGCAGGTATTATTAGTGCCAAGGCGCGAGACCTGAACGCGCGTGATAACTCACCACAATCATTCATTCAAACAGACGCCGCGGTGAATCCCGGAAATAGTGGTGGTGCCCTGGTAAACATCAATGGTGAATTAATAGGAATCAATACAGCCATTACTTCCCCGAATGGAAGCTATATCGGGTACTCCTTTGCCGTTCCTTCCAATAATGCCCGCAAAGTAGTAGAAGATATCATGGAATATGGCGATGTTCAACAAGGCATACTAGGTATTCGAGGGGGCAGTATCAATCCCGAGGCTGTGCAGCAATATGACCTGCCTACTTCACAGGGAGTATATGTTGCAGGTATCGCTCCAGGAAGCGGCGCCGAAAAAGCGGGAATTAAAGAAAATGACGTCATTGAAAAAATTGACAATATAGAAATCCATAAATTCTCTGATCTTACCGGATATATCAATTCAAAACGTCCTGGTGATGTGGTTGCGGTAAAAGTAAACCGTGGGGGGAAAGAAAAAGAATTCAATGTTACCCTTACCAAAATTAATACTTTCAGCATTCCTTCCATCGGACTCGAAGTTGCAAATGCTTCAGAAAAGGAATTGAAAAAGTTAGGAGCCGATTATGGGGTAAAAATCAATAAAACCTTATCTCAAAATCTGCCAGCTTCCGAATTAATTGGAACTATCATTACCGAGATCAATAACCAGAGAGTAAATAATGTTCGTCAGGTTGAAGAGGTGCTAACCGAAAGAAACCCTTCCGACCCAATTGTGATCACATACATCGACCTTAATGGCGAGAAACAACGAATGATCTGGAGATAA
- a CDS encoding glyceraldehyde-3-phosphate dehydrogenase — protein sequence MDFNRVYERELSFQADRRKASVEFINIVSDLWYDKSIELVLFRNQLINRNVSDILDLHEYAGEFVGKPISIFDSVEIAKAIQDLNLPPAKLDIGKLTYEYHLADQDYTNAMAFVSNKLKDAKETEPVKPKDVVLYGFGRIGRLVARELMTRTGKGNQLRLRAIVTRGEINASVLEKRASLLKSDSVHGTFSATVNIDEKRSALIINGTTVQMISANNPEEIDYTKYGINNALIIDNTGAFRDKDALARHLKSKGASKVLLTAPGKGIPNIVHGVNHKNYNIDETEIFSAASCTTNAITPVLKAIEDSLGVVHGHLETIHAYTNDQNLVDNMHKKYRRGRAAGLNMVITETGAGKAVAKALPSLEGKLTSNAIRVPVPNGSLAILNLEVEKETTTEGVNQILKKYALEGDLVEQIQYSVDNELVSSDIIGSSAPAIYDSNATIVSDTKKNIILYIWYDNEYGYSQQVIRLAKYIAKVRRFTYY from the coding sequence ATGGACTTTAATAGAGTTTACGAAAGGGAACTTTCTTTTCAGGCCGACAGGCGCAAGGCTTCCGTAGAATTCATCAATATTGTAAGTGACCTCTGGTACGACAAATCAATCGAACTTGTACTTTTCAGAAATCAGCTTATAAACCGAAATGTCAGTGATATTCTTGATCTGCATGAATACGCAGGTGAATTTGTAGGAAAACCCATTTCAATTTTCGATTCCGTAGAGATAGCGAAAGCCATTCAGGACCTAAACCTTCCTCCGGCGAAGCTTGATATAGGCAAACTTACTTATGAATATCATCTGGCTGACCAGGATTACACCAATGCCATGGCTTTTGTTTCTAACAAATTAAAAGATGCCAAAGAAACAGAACCGGTAAAACCCAAAGATGTAGTGCTTTACGGTTTTGGCCGAATTGGACGTTTGGTTGCCAGGGAATTAATGACACGCACGGGCAAAGGAAACCAGTTAAGGCTCAGGGCGATAGTGACCCGGGGGGAAATCAATGCTTCAGTACTTGAAAAAAGGGCTTCTTTGCTAAAAAGCGATTCGGTACACGGAACATTTAGCGCGACGGTAAATATCGATGAGAAAAGATCTGCTCTAATTATCAACGGAACTACGGTTCAAATGATTTCAGCAAATAATCCGGAAGAGATCGATTATACCAAATACGGGATCAATAATGCCCTTATTATTGACAATACCGGGGCTTTTAGGGATAAAGACGCTCTGGCCCGTCATTTAAAGTCAAAAGGAGCTTCCAAAGTGTTGCTCACCGCGCCGGGAAAGGGGATTCCAAATATTGTGCATGGTGTTAATCATAAGAATTATAATATTGATGAAACCGAGATTTTTTCAGCTGCTTCCTGTACCACTAATGCCATTACTCCGGTTCTGAAGGCTATCGAGGACTCCCTGGGAGTGGTCCATGGCCACCTGGAAACCATTCATGCGTATACCAATGACCAGAATCTGGTAGACAATATGCACAAAAAATACCGACGAGGGCGTGCGGCCGGTTTGAATATGGTTATTACCGAAACCGGCGCGGGAAAAGCCGTCGCAAAAGCTTTACCTTCCTTAGAAGGAAAACTTACGTCAAATGCCATTCGCGTTCCGGTGCCGAATGGTAGTTTGGCAATTCTTAATCTTGAAGTAGAAAAAGAAACCACTACGGAAGGTGTAAATCAAATTCTGAAGAAATATGCACTGGAAGGCGATCTTGTGGAGCAAATTCAATATTCGGTAGATAATGAGCTGGTATCGAGCGATATTATTGGTTCTTCGGCACCCGCGATTTATGACAGCAATGCGACAATTGTTTCAGATACCAAAAAGAATATCATTCTTTACATCTGGTATGATAATGAATACGGATACAGCCAACAGGTGATCAGGCTGGCGAAATATATCGCTAAAGTCAGACGCTTTACTTACTATTAG
- the trmD gene encoding tRNA (guanosine(37)-N1)-methyltransferase TrmD has product MRIDIITVVPDLLKSPFEASILQRAIKKGLVEVHLHNLRDYTDDNYKQVDDYQFGGGAGMVMMIEPIDKCITKLKSERNYDEVIYMTPDGETLNQKTANKLSLLENIIILCGHYKGVDQRVRDHFITREISIGDYVLSGGELGAAVLCDAVIRLIPGVLGNETSALTDSFQDNLLAPPVYTRPAEYKGWEVPEILTSGNLPKIEEWREEQAMERTRRLRPDIFEQE; this is encoded by the coding sequence ATGCGTATTGACATTATCACGGTTGTCCCCGACCTTTTGAAGAGTCCGTTTGAAGCTTCTATTCTCCAGAGAGCCATTAAAAAAGGACTTGTAGAAGTGCATCTTCATAATCTCAGGGATTATACCGATGATAATTACAAGCAGGTAGACGACTATCAGTTTGGTGGTGGTGCCGGAATGGTGATGATGATCGAACCCATAGATAAATGCATCACGAAATTAAAGTCGGAAAGGAATTACGACGAAGTGATCTATATGACTCCCGATGGCGAAACTCTTAACCAGAAAACTGCCAATAAACTGTCCCTTCTTGAAAATATCATCATTCTCTGCGGACATTATAAAGGTGTGGATCAGAGAGTCAGGGATCATTTTATCACCCGCGAAATTTCCATTGGTGATTACGTACTTTCGGGAGGAGAACTCGGAGCGGCGGTTCTATGTGACGCAGTAATAAGGCTCATCCCCGGTGTGCTGGGAAATGAAACCTCTGCCCTCACAGATTCATTCCAGGATAATTTGCTCGCGCCACCTGTTTATACCCGTCCCGCGGAATATAAAGGCTGGGAAGTTCCTGAAATATTAACTTCCGGTAATTTACCAAAGATAGAAGAATGGCGGGAAGAACAGGCCATGGAACGAACCCGGCGCCTTCGCCCAGATATCTTTGAACAGGAATAA
- the rplS gene encoding 50S ribosomal protein L19 has translation MESLIKYVQDEFIDRKEFPEFSAGDTITVYYEIKEGQKTRTQFFRGTVIQKRGTGASQTFTIRKMSGTVGVERIFPVNLPAIQKIEVNKRGKVRRKRIFYFRGLTGKKARIQEVKR, from the coding sequence ATGGAATCGTTAATAAAATACGTCCAGGACGAATTTATCGACAGAAAGGAATTTCCTGAATTTTCTGCCGGTGACACTATCACCGTTTATTACGAAATTAAAGAGGGCCAGAAAACAAGAACACAGTTCTTCCGCGGTACAGTCATTCAAAAAAGAGGTACAGGTGCTTCTCAAACTTTTACAATACGTAAAATGAGTGGAACCGTAGGTGTGGAAAGAATTTTCCCAGTGAACCTTCCGGCAATTCAGAAGATCGAAGTTAATAAAAGAGGTAAAGTTCGCAGAAAAAGAATTTTCTACTTCAGAGGTCTTACCGGTAAAAAAGCCCGTATACAGGAAGTTAAGAGATAA
- a CDS encoding NADP-dependent isocitrate dehydrogenase translates to MSQKEKIIYTKTDEAPMLATYSFLPIIDAFTNAAGVSLETRDISLAGRILAQFPDYLKDNQKVSDDLAELGDLAKRPEANIIKLPNISASVPQLKNAISELQSKGFALPDYPDEPSTSEEKQIKARYDKIKGSAVNPVLREGNSDRRAPKAVKNFAKKNPHSMGKWSSDSKTHVATMDHGDFRSNEKSITLDERDTLKIEFIAEDGSKKTLKDDLKVLKGEVIDATIMSKKALLDFLRKEVKDAKEKDVLFSLHMKATMMKVSDPIIFGHAVEVFFEDVFEKYGEKLEKAGADPNSGLGDVLKALDNLPKEERDQIKLAINKDLKDGPDLAMVNSDEGITNLHVPSDIIIDASMPAMIRNSGKMWNAEGKTQDTKAVIPDSSYAGLYQATIDFCKEHGAFDPTTMGTVPNVGLMAQKAEEYGSHDKTFEISGNGTVKVINSSGKTVLEHSVEKGDIWRMCQVKDAPIQDWIKLAVERGRATGMPIVFWLDENRAHDAQLIKKVNKYLPNHNTEGLEIKILAPTEATKYTLQRVKDGKDTISVTGNVLRDYLTDLFPILELGTSAKMLSIVPLMNGGGLFETGAGGSAPKHVQQFLKEGHLRWDSLGEFLALAVSLEHLGNKYDNQKALTLSETLDEATERFLNEGRSPSRVVNEIDNRGSHFYLALYWAEALAKQKKNTDLNIYFDRVAKKMEENKDKILQDLLDAQGSPQDIGGYYYPDEELTKKAMRPSSTFNEILDAPV, encoded by the coding sequence ATGTCTCAAAAAGAAAAAATAATCTATACCAAAACAGATGAGGCTCCCATGCTGGCAACTTATTCTTTTTTGCCAATTATTGACGCCTTTACCAACGCCGCCGGAGTTAGTCTCGAAACCCGCGATATTTCTTTAGCGGGAAGAATCCTGGCGCAATTTCCAGATTATTTAAAAGACAATCAAAAAGTTTCTGATGATCTCGCTGAGCTCGGTGATCTGGCGAAGCGTCCTGAAGCTAATATTATTAAATTACCGAATATAAGTGCATCGGTACCACAATTGAAAAATGCCATTTCTGAACTGCAGTCCAAAGGTTTTGCACTTCCAGATTATCCCGATGAGCCTTCAACTTCTGAAGAAAAACAAATAAAAGCCCGTTACGATAAGATTAAAGGAAGTGCCGTGAATCCTGTGCTTCGGGAAGGAAACTCCGATCGCCGTGCTCCAAAGGCCGTAAAGAATTTTGCGAAAAAGAATCCGCATTCCATGGGAAAATGGAGCTCAGATTCCAAAACCCACGTAGCTACAATGGATCATGGGGATTTTCGTTCTAATGAGAAATCGATCACTCTTGATGAAAGAGATACTCTTAAGATCGAGTTCATTGCGGAAGATGGCAGCAAAAAAACATTGAAAGATGACCTTAAAGTTTTAAAAGGAGAAGTCATCGATGCTACGATAATGAGTAAAAAAGCTCTTCTGGATTTTCTTCGTAAAGAAGTAAAGGATGCCAAAGAAAAAGACGTTTTATTTTCGCTGCATATGAAAGCGACCATGATGAAAGTCTCAGATCCTATCATATTTGGTCATGCAGTAGAAGTTTTCTTTGAAGATGTTTTCGAAAAGTACGGCGAAAAACTGGAAAAAGCCGGAGCCGATCCAAACAGCGGACTCGGTGATGTTCTTAAGGCGCTTGATAATCTTCCAAAAGAAGAACGCGACCAGATAAAACTGGCGATCAATAAAGATCTAAAGGATGGTCCGGACCTGGCTATGGTGAATTCAGATGAGGGTATTACAAACCTGCATGTACCAAGCGACATTATTATAGACGCATCTATGCCCGCAATGATCCGTAATTCAGGAAAAATGTGGAATGCCGAAGGAAAAACCCAGGATACCAAAGCGGTGATCCCTGACAGTAGTTACGCCGGATTATACCAGGCTACCATCGATTTCTGCAAAGAACACGGAGCATTTGATCCTACTACTATGGGAACTGTACCAAATGTAGGCTTAATGGCTCAAAAAGCTGAAGAGTATGGTTCACACGATAAAACTTTTGAAATTTCAGGAAATGGAACGGTAAAAGTGATCAATTCTTCAGGAAAAACGGTTCTTGAACATTCTGTTGAAAAAGGGGATATCTGGAGAATGTGCCAGGTAAAGGATGCTCCTATTCAGGATTGGATCAAATTGGCAGTAGAAAGAGGTCGTGCAACGGGAATGCCTATAGTTTTCTGGTTAGATGAGAATCGCGCCCATGATGCACAGTTGATCAAAAAAGTAAACAAATACCTTCCGAATCATAATACTGAAGGCCTGGAAATTAAAATCCTGGCTCCAACCGAAGCAACAAAATATACACTCCAGAGGGTAAAAGACGGAAAAGATACCATTTCGGTAACCGGAAATGTTTTGAGAGATTATTTAACCGATCTTTTCCCAATTCTTGAATTGGGAACAAGTGCCAAAATGCTTTCCATAGTTCCTTTGATGAATGGCGGTGGACTGTTCGAAACCGGCGCCGGTGGTTCAGCACCAAAACACGTGCAGCAATTCCTTAAAGAGGGCCATCTAAGATGGGATTCTCTTGGTGAATTCCTTGCACTGGCTGTTTCCCTGGAACATCTGGGAAATAAATATGATAACCAGAAAGCTTTAACCCTTTCAGAAACACTTGATGAAGCCACCGAACGTTTCCTGAATGAAGGAAGATCACCTTCCAGAGTGGTAAATGAAATAGATAACCGGGGAAGCCATTTTTATCTTGCACTCTATTGGGCCGAAGCGCTCGCAAAACAAAAGAAAAACACCGATCTTAATATTTATTTTGATAGGGTGGCTAAGAAAATGGAAGAGAATAAAGACAAGATTCTCCAGGATTTACTCGATGCACAGGGAAGTCCGCAGGATATTGGCGGTTATTATTATCCCGATGAAGAATTAACAAAGAAAGCGATGCGTCCAAGTAGTACCTTTAATGAAATTCTTGATGCTCCAGTATAA
- a CDS encoding glycosyltransferase family 2 protein: MNDLVSIIIPTFNRAHFLRQSLASVKNQTYPNWECLVVDDGSQDETEAMLREISEKDSRFCYLKRPSERKKGAACCRNIGLEKSKGNFIQYLDSDDTIAPDKLAVHVGLLKQKDEFSMATCKWGRFYSKSDKVIVHEQMPTYFSTRHPIELLNIFGNTQSYLPVHSYFITSALSEKAGKWNEHLSNNDDGEYFTRIILNSSSIHFTNKTSVLYRAGANERLSNLEKRDQVKSYIRGWKIIDKTLSSYIKKNNHSLVKYAAGNLYDKLKNSSNKDLLEKEKEFFSKKRNTSSHYFLKLLYKLKIWKPLRKISL; this comes from the coding sequence ATGAACGATCTGGTCTCTATTATTATACCCACCTTTAACAGGGCGCATTTTCTTCGGCAATCACTTGCAAGCGTTAAAAATCAAACATATCCGAATTGGGAATGTCTTGTGGTTGATGATGGCTCTCAGGATGAAACGGAAGCCATGCTTCGTGAAATTTCTGAAAAAGATTCACGCTTTTGTTACCTAAAGAGACCTTCAGAAAGGAAAAAAGGAGCCGCATGTTGCCGAAATATCGGCCTTGAAAAATCTAAAGGAAATTTTATTCAGTATCTGGATTCTGATGATACTATCGCTCCTGATAAACTTGCCGTTCATGTAGGTTTGTTAAAACAAAAAGATGAATTTTCTATGGCAACCTGTAAATGGGGCAGGTTCTATTCAAAAAGTGACAAAGTTATTGTTCACGAGCAAATGCCAACCTACTTTTCTACAAGACATCCAATAGAGCTGCTTAATATCTTTGGAAATACCCAAAGTTATTTACCGGTACATTCCTACTTTATCACTTCAGCACTTTCAGAAAAAGCCGGAAAATGGAATGAACATCTTTCAAATAATGATGATGGTGAATATTTCACCAGGATCATTCTTAATAGTTCTTCCATTCATTTTACCAATAAAACCAGCGTTTTATATCGCGCAGGTGCCAATGAAAGGTTAAGCAATTTAGAAAAAAGGGACCAGGTAAAAAGCTATATCAGAGGCTGGAAAATAATAGATAAGACTTTATCCAGTTATATAAAGAAAAACAACCATAGCCTGGTAAAATATGCCGCAGGAAATCTGTACGATAAACTTAAAAACAGTTCCAATAAGGATCTTTTAGAAAAGGAAAAAGAATTCTTCAGCAAAAAAAGAAATACAAGCAGCCATTACTTTTTAAAACTTCTTTATAAACTAAAAATCTGGAAACCATTAAGAAAAATATCGCTTTAA
- a CDS encoding DUF6095 family protein: MKHTNKKVLSTGLKYLGGALPLAFIGPTILFSAFHNQEHPLYYPILILGIAAIIGTLFLMFKGILTVVKSLFD; this comes from the coding sequence ATGAAGCATACCAATAAAAAAGTGCTTTCCACAGGTTTAAAATACCTTGGAGGTGCCTTGCCGCTGGCTTTTATCGGCCCTACCATCCTTTTTTCAGCTTTTCATAATCAGGAACATCCGCTTTATTATCCTATCCTGATCCTGGGAATTGCCGCAATAATTGGCACATTATTTCTTATGTTCAAAGGTATCCTTACGGTTGTAAAATCACTATTCGATTAA
- a CDS encoding TonB-dependent receptor has protein sequence MYLRAFLCIFLLIFQISIAQEKFTLSGKVSEEKSNETLIGVNILIPELNTGTTTNEYGFYSITLPGGTYQIEITGIGYQTISESIELDRDLRKDFYLSEKVEELSEVLIEKDIERISIRKPEMSVNRLRLETVKNIPVVLGEADIIKSILLLPGVTSAGESASGFNVRGGAVDQNLILLDEATIFNSSHLFGLFSVFNPDAIKDLKLYKGAIPARYGGRVSSVLEIFQKEGNSKEFHANGGIGAVSSRLLLEGPIEKEKSAFLIAGRGSYAHLFLPLFDINNSAYFYDLNTKLNFQLNKNNNIFLSGYFGRDVFRLSDNFVNSYGNSVLNFRWNHLFSDKLFSNLSMIYSDYYYGLELDFAGFQWNSGIKNFNIKYDLKHYLNDRLQINYGIHDTYYIFNPGKIKPNSEESGIIEDQLTKKFANETAAYIGVEQEISEKIRINYGIRLSHFIRFGQDEFYTYENDRPVVFDPFQLIYKSAIPSDTIHPSRSKQLAHYTNLEPRLAVSYSLNESNSFKASFIRMSQNLHLLSNTSSPTPLDVWTPSGPYVKPQLLYQYALGYFHNFPEKIYGLESEIFYKTVNNRIDYIDGAELIANNAIEQVILNGEARAYGLEMLFRKYEGRLQGWIAYTLSKSEQRTPGRAVENTEQTPKESGINGGKWYNTPSDKRHDIAFFANYELNEKWSFSGNFIFQTGQPTNYPLGQFQFQGLTVPYYGLRNQQSLPNYHRLDLSAKLIPKKNQNRNWKSEWVFSIYNVYNRKNAASINFRRNLDTGQNEAVRTSIFGLVPSVTYNFKF, from the coding sequence ATGTATTTAAGGGCGTTTTTATGCATCTTTCTATTGATCTTTCAAATTTCAATAGCTCAGGAAAAATTTACACTTAGCGGAAAAGTTTCTGAAGAAAAAAGCAACGAGACCCTTATCGGCGTCAATATTCTTATTCCCGAGCTGAATACGGGGACTACCACCAACGAATATGGTTTTTATTCCATCACTCTTCCCGGAGGAACCTATCAAATTGAAATTACCGGTATCGGCTATCAAACAATTTCTGAAAGTATTGAATTGGATCGGGATCTGAGAAAAGACTTTTATCTTTCGGAAAAGGTAGAAGAACTCTCGGAGGTACTCATCGAAAAGGACATTGAGAGAATAAGCATCCGCAAGCCGGAGATGAGCGTTAACAGGCTACGGTTGGAAACCGTGAAAAATATCCCCGTGGTGCTCGGGGAGGCCGATATCATAAAATCTATTCTTTTGCTTCCCGGCGTTACCAGCGCGGGTGAAAGTGCTTCCGGCTTTAATGTTCGCGGGGGCGCTGTCGATCAGAACCTGATTTTACTGGATGAAGCTACCATTTTTAATTCCTCCCACCTGTTCGGCCTTTTTTCGGTTTTCAATCCCGATGCCATCAAGGATCTGAAACTCTATAAAGGTGCGATCCCGGCCAGGTACGGGGGGAGGGTTTCTTCTGTTCTGGAAATTTTTCAGAAGGAAGGAAATAGCAAAGAATTTCATGCCAATGGCGGTATAGGTGCCGTTTCAAGCAGGTTATTACTGGAAGGCCCCATTGAAAAGGAAAAATCGGCTTTTCTTATCGCCGGCCGCGGTTCGTATGCTCACTTGTTCCTGCCTTTGTTTGACATCAATAACAGCGCATATTTTTATGATCTCAATACCAAACTCAATTTTCAGCTGAACAAGAATAACAATATTTTTCTTTCGGGTTACTTCGGAAGGGATGTCTTTCGGCTTTCGGATAATTTCGTGAACTCCTATGGAAATTCAGTTCTCAATTTCAGGTGGAACCACCTTTTTTCCGATAAGTTATTCTCCAATTTATCGATGATCTATTCAGACTATTATTATGGATTGGAACTCGATTTTGCCGGATTTCAGTGGAATTCTGGAATCAAGAACTTCAATATAAAATATGATTTGAAACATTATCTCAATGACCGTTTGCAAATTAATTATGGCATCCATGATACCTATTATATTTTTAATCCTGGTAAAATAAAGCCAAATTCAGAAGAATCTGGGATCATTGAAGATCAGCTAACTAAAAAATTTGCCAATGAAACCGCTGCTTATATAGGCGTGGAACAGGAAATTTCAGAAAAAATTAGGATCAATTACGGTATTCGTCTAAGCCATTTTATCAGGTTCGGGCAGGATGAATTCTATACCTATGAAAACGATCGCCCGGTTGTTTTTGATCCTTTTCAACTAATATATAAGAGTGCAATCCCTTCAGACACAATTCATCCGTCTCGATCTAAACAACTGGCGCATTATACAAATCTAGAACCGAGGCTGGCGGTTTCTTATTCATTAAATGAGAGCAATTCCTTCAAGGCCAGTTTTATAAGAATGAGCCAGAATCTGCATTTACTGTCAAATACAAGTTCACCCACACCGCTTGATGTTTGGACGCCCAGCGGTCCCTACGTAAAACCACAATTACTTTATCAATATGCGCTGGGGTATTTCCATAATTTCCCGGAAAAGATCTACGGTTTGGAATCTGAAATTTTTTACAAAACGGTAAATAACCGAATTGATTATATCGATGGAGCTGAGCTCATTGCCAACAATGCCATTGAACAGGTCATTCTTAATGGAGAAGCCCGGGCCTATGGGCTTGAGATGCTTTTCAGAAAATATGAAGGCAGGTTGCAGGGTTGGATTGCCTATACTCTTTCAAAATCTGAACAGCGAACGCCAGGAAGAGCTGTGGAAAACACTGAACAAACACCTAAAGAATCTGGCATAAACGGGGGAAAGTGGTACAATACGCCCTCTGATAAAAGGCATGATATCGCTTTTTTTGCTAATTATGAGTTAAATGAAAAGTGGAGTTTTAGCGGTAATTTTATTTTTCAAACCGGGCAGCCTACAAATTATCCCCTTGGTCAATTCCAATTCCAGGGTTTGACTGTTCCATACTATGGTTTACGAAATCAACAAAGTTTGCCAAATTATCACCGGTTGGATCTTTCGGCAAAATTGATTCCGAAAAAAAATCAAAACAGAAACTGGAAAAGCGAATGGGTTTTTAGCATTTATAATGTTTATAACAGGAAAAATGCCGCTTCAATCAATTTTAGACGAAATCTGGATACAGGCCAAAATGAAGCCGTTCGAACTTCGATTTTTGGACTCGTCCCGTCTGTAACTTACAATTTCAAATTTTGA